A genomic stretch from Nodosilinea sp. E11 includes:
- a CDS encoding glycosyltransferase, with the protein MKKLPFLNNYGNVTDVSFRRGIINNVPQSTNRVALLVTSEYEGIFRNGGIGTYYCTLSKNLATEGFYVVLLLCQSQGIIVSKSTIPTVGQVFLTSECNQVLDLQPTHQALLSQLKPWEWVTYESYCALFFTQAIAKTFPHAYIYVEFPEMLGFGYQTIQAKQAGILGKNCAIAVTLHSGQEWLTEAHEHYNQASPQWFWQTSHYEQYSFEHADLAFFLSHYLKEKVEKYGWKTDHALHLPYCFPVIEATSEPATSGSNFQLPIKDSSVPLVFFGRLEERKGLLTFLESLRLLDRSIIEKIHIIFLGKNVELHTTDLQGLDSQDYIQQVLDKEYQYNIIIDLFSQDAIQLISSLDNPIVCLTSHQENFPNAALEMGQLPISLVVADTGGFRETLSLIGHTQGVHWFSPKNSNSLAKTITQVLAVHPEKISAPYREFLHFVNRRLLNQRLEYMRQAFPLELLEDGHEGSSQTRRWVLGMTSMEEQLFLENYAQNEYSGRGEIVELGCWFGSSTISLAMGLENNASVINKDQRIHAYDLFVWQTTANMEQSVLGTSLQGKYSDGDSFLDEYLERISPWKHFVEVYPGDLTEIGWGQGEIECLFIDAMKSWELANSILKNFFPRLIPGLSFIIHQDFAHFYTVWIHLLMYRLRDYLVPIEHPFIYSSRVFQLVKPISNRVLQEVYSFSSFTEAEVEATFAYSLNITAEKMRPNILAAKVMYFVHIRNFERAKIEFKDAIANLDPCDWLELADVQKAASAYFGVDLLS; encoded by the coding sequence ATGAAAAAACTGCCTTTCTTAAACAATTACGGCAACGTCACTGATGTCTCTTTCAGGCGGGGAATCATTAACAATGTGCCTCAATCTACCAATCGAGTAGCACTATTGGTTACCTCTGAGTATGAGGGCATTTTTAGGAATGGCGGCATTGGTACTTATTACTGCACGCTTAGTAAGAACCTGGCTACGGAAGGGTTCTATGTGGTGCTATTACTATGCCAAAGCCAGGGAATAATCGTGAGTAAGTCAACTATCCCTACTGTGGGACAGGTTTTTTTGACTAGCGAGTGCAATCAAGTGCTGGATCTACAACCCACTCACCAGGCTTTGTTGTCTCAGCTTAAGCCATGGGAATGGGTAACTTATGAAAGCTATTGCGCACTATTTTTTACTCAGGCGATCGCCAAAACTTTCCCGCATGCCTATATATACGTTGAGTTCCCAGAGATGCTGGGTTTTGGATACCAAACCATACAAGCAAAACAGGCAGGAATTCTAGGGAAAAATTGTGCGATCGCAGTTACCCTGCATAGCGGCCAGGAGTGGCTTACTGAAGCTCATGAACACTATAATCAAGCTAGTCCTCAATGGTTTTGGCAAACAAGCCATTATGAGCAGTATTCTTTTGAGCACGCTGATTTAGCCTTTTTTCTTTCTCACTATTTAAAGGAAAAAGTAGAAAAATACGGCTGGAAAACTGACCACGCCTTGCATTTGCCCTATTGCTTTCCAGTAATTGAAGCAACGTCAGAACCTGCCACCTCTGGAAGCAATTTTCAACTGCCGATTAAAGATTCTTCTGTCCCACTAGTCTTTTTTGGTCGACTAGAGGAGAGAAAGGGACTATTAACTTTTCTAGAATCACTTCGGCTGCTTGATCGCAGCATCATAGAAAAAATTCATATCATTTTCTTAGGCAAAAATGTTGAACTTCATACGACGGATTTACAAGGATTAGACAGCCAAGACTACATTCAGCAAGTATTAGACAAAGAGTACCAATATAACATTATTATTGATTTGTTTAGTCAAGATGCAATTCAGCTAATTAGCAGCCTAGATAATCCAATTGTCTGTCTAACTAGCCACCAAGAAAATTTCCCTAATGCTGCCTTAGAAATGGGGCAATTGCCAATTAGTCTAGTCGTTGCTGACACAGGTGGATTTCGAGAGACACTGAGTTTGATTGGGCATACTCAGGGAGTACATTGGTTTAGCCCGAAAAATTCAAATTCACTAGCAAAGACTATCACTCAAGTATTAGCAGTGCATCCAGAAAAAATCAGCGCACCCTATAGAGAGTTTCTTCATTTTGTCAATCGGCGCTTGCTGAATCAAAGGCTTGAGTACATGAGGCAAGCTTTCCCTTTAGAACTTTTAGAAGATGGGCACGAAGGCAGCAGTCAAACCAGGCGATGGGTACTAGGTATGACATCTATGGAAGAGCAACTTTTCTTAGAAAATTATGCTCAAAATGAATATTCAGGCCGAGGAGAGATTGTAGAACTCGGCTGCTGGTTTGGTTCATCTACGATTTCTTTGGCAATGGGCCTTGAGAACAATGCTTCTGTCATCAATAAAGACCAACGAATTCATGCTTATGATCTCTTTGTTTGGCAGACAACAGCAAACATGGAGCAAAGCGTTCTGGGTACTTCACTGCAAGGCAAATATAGTGACGGAGATAGTTTCTTAGATGAGTATCTAGAGCGAATTAGTCCCTGGAAGCATTTTGTCGAAGTCTATCCTGGTGATCTGACAGAAATCGGTTGGGGGCAGGGCGAAATTGAGTGCTTATTTATTGATGCGATGAAATCTTGGGAATTAGCAAACAGTATTTTGAAAAACTTCTTTCCTCGTCTGATTCCAGGGTTGTCATTCATCATCCATCAGGATTTCGCTCACTTTTATACTGTTTGGATTCATCTGCTGATGTATCGGTTAAGGGACTATCTAGTTCCAATTGAGCATCCTTTTATTTATTCCTCTAGAGTATTTCAGCTTGTTAAACCGATCTCAAATAGAGTTCTACAAGAAGTTTATTCATTTAGTAGCTTTACAGAGGCGGAAGTTGAAGCAACCTTTGCCTATTCGCTGAATATTACGGCTGAGAAAATGAGACCGAATATTTTAGCGGCTAAAGTGATGTACTTTGTTCATATCAGAAACTTTGAAAGAGCAAAAATAGAGTTTAAGGACGCGATCGCAAATCTTGATCCTTGTGACTGGTTAGAGTTGGCTGATGTTCAAAAAGCGGCAAGTGCATACTTTGGGGTTGATCTCTTAAGCTAA
- a CDS encoding tetratricopeptide repeat protein: MKVIAIPKEVDPVFYHLDQNSPEKGFEILQIEPNFFIPQSSIFQGCNRKPANLTSLGFRKNKSKLLTENEFIKKKMSHKGWIFQVEAMGDLNDSETEAKKYLLNKNSQVNSEPTLLDKFNSMRKNKVIEIYDEDYAQEYNQKFLLNEASKKNTDFEEETISKLLGQIGEGATWLDVACGTGYFLSRFPNIKRAGLDVSPAMLRVAKQENPNASLVQGDYRDERPQWEGKWDLVTCMWWAYGYVESLLQLETVVENLVSWTSDQGVCFLPICVPEEIGAGNVKLPYSQSVAVYGGEICFEAVIWSWLDGSNKLHRNMIAPQPEYLIALFEKYFDQVETIESPLFQAGKTIAIIARSKKQREGLKTTVKTEISTAGRFLASFFKAIRSHDWWLYKIPPLLAIAYAEILLLDFPVLQSILTVAALLFTIACVAAYGHIINDSFDIGADQQVGKHNSMARFSPWQRALFCLAFTGLGFSLPVLLHFGILPIILLGINYLLPTLYSTPPFRFKEKGILGIISDAAGAHAIPTLFIATTFTHLVTAPSLQATALTISATTWAFFAGLRGILLHQLWDRSDDLKSSVITFVTKSRVETVRFWMSRLLFPVEMLLMGALILVIAPAAPLILVFTVFYFLLKLILTKLDPTATLDPAPVQKAYVIPHDFYEVSLPLTLATILGLKNPYFTILLLLHTFLFYPGFERRITNLIQFIRKPPAQSPLNLPRPGSAPINDSPQSTQNRSITHVQALTENVSVPASDSSLCTNSETSSIPVQSQSEQIPSKTQLIPSQLEQFQDYLQQSHDQLRQLQSNSARDRHHTQTELANLQSALTQIQSELANLRAELAQAEAVRQAAQTETTQLTAFLHTPGSSVVIDYYRHAIATDPDNLQLYDQALALYPHDAQLHLQLAAYLVQQGKLDEAISCCQTAIQHCPNHFDLHLELAKTLETAKRWEEAIATYRCAIELNPHDAYVHQLLGNALAAHGQLNEASVAYRRSLQFQS, encoded by the coding sequence ATGAAAGTAATTGCAATACCTAAAGAGGTTGACCCTGTTTTTTACCATTTAGATCAAAATTCACCTGAAAAAGGGTTTGAAATTCTTCAAATAGAACCTAATTTTTTCATTCCTCAAAGTTCCATATTTCAGGGTTGCAATAGAAAACCTGCCAACTTGACAAGCCTAGGCTTTAGAAAAAATAAAAGTAAACTATTAACAGAAAATGAATTTATCAAAAAAAAAATGAGTCATAAGGGTTGGATATTTCAGGTTGAAGCTATGGGAGATTTAAATGATTCTGAGACTGAAGCTAAAAAATATTTACTTAACAAGAATAGTCAAGTAAATTCCGAGCCTACGCTGTTAGACAAATTTAATTCCATGAGAAAAAATAAAGTGATTGAGATTTATGATGAGGATTATGCCCAGGAATACAACCAAAAGTTTCTTTTGAATGAGGCGTCTAAAAAGAATACTGATTTTGAAGAAGAAACAATTAGTAAACTCTTAGGCCAAATTGGGGAAGGCGCAACATGGTTAGATGTTGCCTGTGGTACAGGTTATTTTCTGAGTCGTTTTCCTAATATAAAACGAGCTGGTCTAGATGTTTCGCCTGCCATGCTCAGGGTTGCAAAACAGGAAAATCCTAATGCTTCACTTGTGCAAGGAGACTATCGAGATGAACGCCCTCAGTGGGAGGGGAAATGGGATTTAGTAACTTGCATGTGGTGGGCGTATGGGTATGTAGAGTCACTGTTACAATTAGAAACAGTCGTTGAAAACCTTGTGAGCTGGACATCTGATCAAGGAGTTTGCTTTCTTCCAATATGCGTTCCAGAAGAAATTGGGGCTGGCAATGTCAAACTTCCCTATAGCCAAAGTGTCGCTGTATATGGTGGGGAAATTTGCTTTGAAGCAGTCATTTGGAGTTGGCTCGATGGCTCTAATAAACTTCATAGAAATATGATTGCACCACAGCCAGAATATTTAATAGCCTTATTTGAAAAATACTTTGATCAAGTAGAAACTATTGAGTCGCCTCTTTTTCAGGCAGGCAAAACAATAGCGATCATTGCCCGTTCAAAAAAACAGAGAGAGGGTCTTAAGACAACTGTAAAAACTGAAATCTCAACAGCAGGTAGATTCCTGGCATCATTTTTCAAAGCAATTCGATCGCACGATTGGTGGCTCTACAAAATTCCACCACTACTGGCGATCGCCTATGCCGAAATTCTGTTGCTAGATTTTCCTGTTCTCCAATCAATTCTGACTGTAGCTGCGTTGTTATTTACGATCGCCTGTGTCGCAGCCTACGGGCACATTATCAATGACAGCTTTGACATTGGAGCCGATCAGCAGGTTGGCAAACATAACTCAATGGCTCGATTCTCACCCTGGCAACGCGCCCTATTCTGCCTTGCCTTCACCGGACTCGGATTCAGCCTACCCGTCCTGCTCCACTTTGGCATTCTGCCGATCATCCTGCTAGGCATCAACTATCTGCTGCCCACCCTCTACTCGACCCCACCTTTCCGCTTTAAAGAAAAAGGTATCTTAGGTATCATCAGCGATGCCGCTGGCGCACACGCTATTCCAACCCTCTTCATAGCCACTACCTTTACCCACCTCGTCACGGCACCCTCTCTGCAAGCAACCGCACTTACGATCTCTGCCACCACCTGGGCATTCTTCGCCGGACTGCGCGGTATTCTCTTACATCAGCTTTGGGATCGTAGTGATGATCTAAAATCCAGTGTCATAACCTTCGTCACAAAATCCCGGGTTGAAACCGTCCGATTTTGGATGAGCCGCCTTCTCTTTCCTGTTGAGATGTTGCTTATGGGTGCACTGATTCTGGTAATAGCTCCAGCCGCACCCCTTATCCTCGTATTTACCGTTTTTTACTTTCTGCTCAAGCTCATCTTGACCAAACTCGATCCCACAGCCACCCTTGATCCCGCCCCCGTTCAAAAAGCCTACGTCATTCCCCATGACTTCTATGAAGTTAGCCTACCCCTCACTCTGGCGACTATTCTTGGTCTCAAAAATCCCTACTTTACTATTCTTTTACTCCTGCATACCTTCCTGTTTTATCCCGGCTTTGAAAGGCGTATCACCAACCTGATCCAGTTCATTCGTAAGCCACCTGCACAATCACCGTTGAATCTGCCTCGGCCTGGTTCGGCACCGATTAACGACTCTCCCCAGTCAACTCAGAATAGATCCATAACACATGTCCAGGCTTTGACAGAGAACGTTTCTGTGCCTGCATCCGATAGCAGTCTGTGTACCAACTCCGAAACTTCGTCCATACCTGTCCAAAGTCAGTCAGAACAGATCCCATCCAAGACCCAACTAATTCCATCGCAATTAGAGCAATTCCAGGACTATCTGCAACAGTCTCACGATCAACTCCGACAATTACAAAGCAACAGCGCGCGCGATCGCCACCATACTCAGACCGAACTGGCAAATCTCCAGTCCGCGCTAACCCAGATCCAGTCCGAACTGGCAAACCTGAGGGCAGAGCTAGCTCAAGCCGAAGCGGTACGGCAAGCTGCCCAGACCGAAACAACCCAGCTCACGGCCTTCCTTCACACCCCGGGATCATCGGTGGTCATAGACTATTACCGCCATGCGATCGCCACCGATCCCGACAATCTCCAACTCTATGACCAGGCCCTCGCCCTGTATCCCCATGACGCACAACTGCATCTTCAGTTAGCCGCCTACCTGGTCCAGCAGGGTAAGCTCGACGAAGCCATCAGCTGCTGCCAAACTGCAATTCAGCACTGCCCTAACCACTTCGACCTCCACTTGGAACTGGCTAAGACCCTGGAAACTGCGAAACGGTGGGAGGAAGCGATCGCCACCTATCGTTGCGCGATTGAACTCAATCCTCACGATGCTTATGTCCATCAACTCCTGGGTAATGCTCTCGCTGCCCACGGTCAACTTAATGAAGCCAGCGTCGCCTATCGCCGCTCCTTGCAGTTTCAATCGTAA
- a CDS encoding glycosyltransferase — MAEFKAVLQPRFAEKINISTQKIAVLVSNEFEGLTHNGGIGTYYTNLSQKLSADSWTVILLLCQANLEHQEKCQFDHIVQVVSVGQIPELLILQPLHQHILNAAQRDHASRSFSYHSICCLFFIQALESAFSEAIIYAEFPEIWGFGYHTIQAKQAGYLSHNCLTGVTSHGSFEWLREINSQYQSIDDRWFWQAYHCEQFSYENADVTYSPSQFLKEKVASYGWKTDHVKHLPYFIPTFQLPLEDSPAKTIEIKPDHIPVVFFGRLEERKGLCDFLEAVKLLEPTVADQIHLIFMGKVVPLHSPCLAALNSQHYIERELSDEFTYTLCTDFSSQEAVAAIANLNHPIVCLTSLQENFPNAALEMGQLPVHLVVSDTGGFHETLDLTQRTDAVHWFHPGNANSLVQVLTQAVKFVSDQPSILFPETHHQINQHLLNQRLEYMSQAFLAVAPKEPLTPDVTLILICRQSGDSVLECLTSLAAQTYEHLNITVVVPAGADEPTVAAIAQAQTQFPDYKYLTVEDGWSLGITYNHLIQQATENYILFFPANQVATADMLERLVTAANESDAVAVVCPQLVLSNDDQPEHITLVDGNLLKLLEFNHHYDLTALFARSFLNAFPFNEEQGLLGLNWQLFAAAIATDQPIAYYPYPLYTIQANADVMIPATNWPKERYYLRQFLGQIPSDQWHRRQINLLLTGFEQITQRVTPQQSLPTPSSPQDQAWQITAQQLQSELVQAQARLQRFEPWNQELQAGKAWLESQWQSWMLKAQKAEAESSQLQSLIHEMQASKFWRLRRGWLKLKRHLGQFQSDPLLPPAHTYTPGVQAFIARMAGQKVRFFQPEATSLPVVTVISSCVQGYEYLETTYRSITNQTLQSFEWLLVKDSSTTPEYNGLLTSLSQRTPKIRLLAQESSSNVAAHYNQAISQAQGQYLCFVDIGAVLDPTYLEKCVLFLESHPPVAVVNSYSVVFQSQEHWWQTELNYLHVLINESGLFCHPVYRKVAVDEAGGFDESLLCCAEWDYCLKIMAQSSTHHLGWTIPEYLDGYRATPHTAPALSPSPTAEFQHTLSAIRSRYHNKLSNQPIVSLVPPPLILDTLNERFQIANQRPAIKPSKRVMLLSDALDTSEMAKWNCDLVSWLTECGYEVVIITTSTSDHACQEYFYPATADIFHLPNLFNQAYWLACIRYLLKARRADAVFVSGSTIAESFLPIIRAEFPQVALLIYTHLNNQQHNQHGHHSAMQDHDPYLDYYLAASYRQARSYTASHPNSPTKTKVCRSYPDVEAALAKAIQRRQGFAQPTTMPNREQAVWELLEDLQTLMTAEPTTASQPTAVPTELLTEPTIRQLTKLLLKKIVKR; from the coding sequence ATGGCTGAATTTAAGGCTGTTCTTCAGCCCAGATTTGCAGAAAAAATAAACATTTCAACTCAAAAGATTGCTGTTTTAGTCAGTAACGAATTTGAGGGGCTAACTCATAACGGAGGAATTGGCACTTATTATACCAATCTCAGTCAAAAACTGTCTGCTGATAGCTGGACGGTTATTCTATTGCTTTGTCAAGCAAATCTTGAGCATCAAGAAAAATGTCAATTTGACCACATTGTGCAGGTTGTTTCAGTCGGGCAGATCCCCGAACTGTTAATCCTTCAACCGCTACATCAACACATTCTCAATGCAGCTCAGAGAGACCATGCCAGTCGTAGCTTCAGCTACCACAGCATCTGCTGCCTATTTTTTATTCAGGCTCTTGAATCAGCTTTTTCTGAGGCAATTATATATGCCGAATTTCCCGAGATTTGGGGTTTTGGCTACCACACGATTCAGGCAAAGCAAGCAGGGTATTTAAGTCATAATTGTTTGACCGGTGTAACATCCCACGGCAGCTTTGAATGGCTACGAGAGATCAACAGCCAGTATCAAAGTATAGATGACCGCTGGTTTTGGCAAGCCTACCATTGCGAACAGTTCTCCTATGAAAATGCAGACGTTACCTACTCTCCCTCCCAGTTCCTTAAGGAAAAGGTAGCTAGCTACGGCTGGAAAACGGATCATGTTAAACACTTACCCTATTTTATCCCTACTTTCCAACTGCCCCTAGAAGATAGCCCTGCTAAAACCATTGAAATTAAGCCCGATCACATTCCAGTAGTATTTTTTGGACGACTGGAAGAGCGCAAAGGGCTATGCGACTTTCTAGAGGCGGTGAAACTACTTGAGCCAACCGTTGCTGACCAAATCCACCTAATTTTTATGGGCAAGGTAGTTCCGCTTCATTCGCCCTGCCTAGCGGCCCTCAATAGCCAGCACTACATTGAACGCGAATTGAGCGATGAATTTACCTATACCTTATGTACTGATTTCTCCAGTCAGGAAGCGGTTGCTGCGATCGCAAACTTAAACCACCCTATCGTCTGCCTTACCAGTTTGCAAGAGAACTTTCCAAATGCTGCCTTAGAAATGGGACAGTTGCCGGTTCACTTGGTTGTATCAGACACTGGCGGCTTTCATGAAACGCTAGACCTAACTCAGCGTACAGACGCAGTTCATTGGTTTCATCCTGGCAATGCTAATTCCCTAGTCCAGGTGCTTACTCAAGCTGTAAAATTTGTTTCTGATCAGCCTTCCATTCTGTTCCCTGAAACTCATCACCAAATCAACCAGCACTTGCTCAATCAGCGACTAGAATATATGAGCCAAGCCTTTCTCGCGGTTGCGCCAAAAGAGCCATTAACGCCAGATGTGACCCTCATCCTGATCTGTCGGCAGTCTGGTGATTCAGTGCTGGAGTGTCTGACTAGCTTAGCCGCACAGACCTATGAGCATCTGAATATAACCGTGGTAGTACCCGCCGGGGCTGATGAACCCACTGTGGCAGCGATCGCTCAGGCCCAAACCCAGTTTCCCGACTACAAATATCTTACAGTTGAAGACGGTTGGAGTTTAGGGATAACCTATAACCATCTAATTCAGCAAGCAACGGAAAATTATATCCTCTTTTTCCCTGCCAATCAGGTGGCCACAGCAGACATGCTTGAGCGGTTAGTAACTGCTGCCAATGAATCTGATGCTGTTGCCGTTGTTTGTCCACAGTTGGTGCTGTCAAATGACGATCAGCCAGAACACATCACCTTGGTTGACGGCAATTTGCTCAAGTTGTTAGAGTTCAACCACCACTATGATCTCACAGCATTATTTGCTCGCTCCTTTCTAAACGCTTTCCCCTTTAACGAAGAACAGGGCCTGCTGGGATTGAACTGGCAACTATTTGCCGCTGCGATCGCGACAGATCAGCCTATTGCCTACTATCCATATCCGCTATACACTATCCAGGCCAATGCAGATGTGATGATTCCCGCGACAAATTGGCCCAAAGAGCGGTACTACCTGCGTCAGTTCCTCGGTCAAATTCCATCTGATCAGTGGCACCGCCGTCAAATTAATCTGCTGCTAACCGGATTTGAGCAGATCACTCAACGTGTTACCCCTCAGCAATCGTTGCCTACTCCTTCTTCTCCCCAAGATCAGGCGTGGCAAATCACAGCTCAGCAGCTGCAATCAGAGCTTGTTCAGGCCCAAGCACGTCTTCAGCGCTTCGAACCCTGGAATCAAGAATTGCAAGCGGGTAAAGCCTGGTTAGAATCCCAGTGGCAAAGCTGGATGCTGAAGGCTCAAAAAGCAGAAGCTGAAAGCTCACAACTGCAATCACTAATTCATGAAATGCAGGCCAGCAAATTTTGGCGACTCCGCCGAGGCTGGCTTAAGCTGAAACGCCATCTTGGCCAGTTTCAAAGCGATCCTCTACTGCCACCTGCTCATACCTATACACCCGGCGTACAGGCTTTTATCGCCCGCATGGCAGGGCAAAAAGTTCGCTTCTTTCAGCCAGAAGCTACTTCGCTCCCAGTTGTAACAGTTATTTCCTCTTGCGTCCAAGGCTATGAATACCTGGAAACTACCTACCGTAGCATTACCAATCAGACCTTACAAAGCTTTGAATGGTTGCTGGTTAAAGACAGTTCGACTACGCCGGAGTACAACGGCTTACTCACTTCTTTATCGCAGAGAACACCGAAGATTCGTCTTCTTGCCCAGGAAAGCTCTAGCAATGTTGCAGCCCACTACAACCAGGCAATCTCGCAGGCTCAAGGTCAGTACCTCTGCTTCGTTGATATTGGCGCTGTACTCGACCCGACCTACTTAGAAAAATGTGTTCTCTTTCTAGAAAGTCATCCTCCAGTGGCGGTTGTGAATAGCTACTCCGTTGTGTTTCAATCCCAAGAACACTGGTGGCAAACTGAACTTAACTATCTCCACGTTCTTATAAATGAATCAGGGCTCTTCTGTCATCCGGTTTATCGCAAGGTAGCTGTTGACGAAGCGGGTGGATTTGATGAATCGTTATTGTGCTGCGCTGAGTGGGATTACTGCCTCAAGATCATGGCACAGAGTTCTACTCATCATCTCGGTTGGACAATTCCTGAGTATTTAGATGGCTACCGAGCCACACCACATACTGCGCCCGCACTCTCGCCTTCTCCCACGGCAGAATTTCAACACACCCTCTCAGCTATCCGATCTCGCTATCACAATAAGCTTTCTAATCAGCCCATTGTGTCGTTAGTACCACCTCCGTTGATCCTGGATACACTAAATGAGCGGTTTCAGATAGCTAACCAACGTCCAGCAATTAAGCCGAGCAAACGGGTCATGCTGCTCAGTGACGCACTAGATACGAGTGAGATGGCTAAATGGAATTGTGATCTAGTTAGTTGGTTAACAGAGTGTGGCTACGAAGTTGTGATTATAACAACTTCAACGTCAGACCACGCCTGCCAAGAATATTTCTACCCAGCCACCGCTGATATTTTTCATCTACCTAACCTATTCAATCAAGCCTATTGGTTAGCTTGTATCCGTTACTTGCTGAAAGCACGGCGAGCGGATGCTGTTTTTGTATCTGGCTCAACCATTGCCGAGTCGTTTCTGCCGATAATCCGCGCCGAGTTTCCACAGGTTGCTCTGCTGATCTATACCCATCTCAACAACCAGCAGCATAACCAGCATGGACATCATTCAGCCATGCAGGACCACGACCCTTACCTGGACTACTACTTAGCTGCATCTTATCGGCAGGCTAGAAGCTATACAGCGTCTCATCCCAACTCTCCCACCAAAACGAAAGTTTGTCGGTCTTATCCCGATGTAGAAGCCGCTTTGGCAAAAGCCATCCAAAGGCGTCAGGGTTTTGCTCAACCGACAACGATGCCCAATAGGGAGCAGGCTGTTTGGGAATTACTCGAAGACTTGCAAACATTAATGACAGCAGAACCGACAACAGCCAGCCAACCTACAGCCGTTCCAACTGAATTATTGACAGAACCGACCATTCGCCAACTAACCAAGCTTTTATTGAAAAAAATCGTAAAAAGGTGA
- a CDS encoding glycosyltransferase family 2 protein: protein MTQFSVSVIICTVGRSTSLRQVMDSVSSWRSTLQELIVVIGPTQDDTNTVLSEYKHLITQTIVAECKNVSVARNLGLRAASQEIVLYLDDDVIPSADWVEHHGRAHQEQGRRCGCVAGAVADQTRPKAPLQFSRGVHTRMSRSRPVLSLESEQRYLSSAGWFSGVMGANASYKREALLQIGGFDEFFEYFLEETDVCLRLLEAGYTIHHIDCTVDHYVQPSHNRQDGRHLTCWYALAKNTTYFALKHGASHCQDSLWFRMRLAGLLTYRCFLRILRLKLTHRLPNQVLQQYLGEAIAGIRQGWRSGLQFHSAQPQPILSPRRDA from the coding sequence ATGACGCAATTTTCGGTGTCTGTGATCATCTGCACTGTAGGCAGGAGTACGTCTCTCCGACAGGTCATGGACTCAGTATCGAGCTGGCGTTCTACCTTGCAGGAGCTAATTGTTGTTATAGGCCCTACTCAAGATGATACGAACACAGTTTTATCAGAATACAAACATTTAATTACTCAAACTATTGTTGCGGAATGTAAAAATGTGAGCGTGGCGCGAAACTTGGGCTTGAGAGCCGCCTCGCAGGAAATTGTTTTATATCTGGATGATGATGTTATTCCATCGGCGGACTGGGTGGAGCACCATGGGAGGGCGCACCAAGAGCAGGGACGGCGTTGCGGGTGCGTGGCAGGAGCTGTGGCTGATCAGACTCGACCGAAGGCACCGCTTCAGTTTTCGAGGGGAGTTCACACTCGCATGAGTAGGTCTCGGCCTGTACTGTCGCTAGAGTCGGAGCAGCGCTATCTATCGAGTGCTGGTTGGTTTTCGGGGGTGATGGGGGCCAATGCGTCGTACAAACGGGAGGCGCTTTTACAGATTGGTGGCTTTGATGAGTTTTTTGAATATTTTCTAGAGGAAACTGATGTGTGCTTACGCCTGCTCGAAGCGGGCTATACCATACATCACATTGACTGTACGGTTGACCATTATGTTCAGCCAAGTCACAATCGCCAAGATGGTAGACATTTGACCTGCTGGTATGCGCTGGCCAAGAACACGACCTATTTTGCCCTCAAGCATGGGGCTAGCCACTGCCAGGATTCGCTCTGGTTTCGGATGCGTTTGGCTGGATTGCTGACCTATCGTTGCTTTTTGAGAATCTTGCGGCTGAAATTGACCCATCGCTTGCCCAATCAGGTGTTGCAGCAATATCTGGGAGAGGCGATCGCCGGTATTCGGCAGGGGTGGCGCTCTGGGCTCCAGTTTCACTCGGCTCAGCCTCAACCTATATTAAGCCCCCGGAGAGATGCTTAA
- a CDS encoding helix-turn-helix domain-containing protein, with product MSAGLMPTMWRLNELMARHRVSGKALADELGISTNAVSALRTAETMPKINGHRLDQIAAALTTLSKFGGTVRGVDLLEDRESGA from the coding sequence ATGAGCGCGGGTTTGATGCCGACAATGTGGCGGCTGAATGAGTTAATGGCCCGGCATCGGGTTTCGGGAAAGGCGCTGGCTGATGAGCTGGGCATTAGCACCAATGCTGTGTCGGCACTGCGCACGGCTGAAACAATGCCCAAAATCAACGGCCATCGCCTTGACCAGATTGCTGCGGCGCTCACTACGTTGTCTAAATTTGGGGGAACAGTACGAGGCGTTGACCTCCTCGAAGATAGGGAGTCGGGCGCATGA